Genomic window (Musa acuminata AAA Group cultivar baxijiao chromosome BXJ1-9, Cavendish_Baxijiao_AAA, whole genome shotgun sequence):
TATCAACGAGAGcatcgatagtttaagtgggggagaatgtcgcgGACAGTCGTCATGCACCAGCAACAACTTCATCAACGGACCGCTCGTCGCTTTCGTTTGCTTATACATATGTTTAGTAGTGTGTTGCTttgttttatgtgtttttgcttgaaaattgAGTGGGAATAGTTTGTAGGGTTGCAGAGTAACCGCTCACCATAATGGGCAAAACTACCCAAAATGGCCTAGCTTTCACGTGTCATGACCTATTTTCTATAGGCTATAATGCgatgcaaaatgtcagccatctcagcaccctagaaccacccGAGTAGCACAGGGTTGGATGAGGGTTTGAGATAGTGTTGGGCATTGATTGGATTCACAATTTCGCACGTAAAGCCTACAGGGACTTGCAAACGCGCCCAACAACTGATGAGCAATCATTTGTAGACTTGCAAAGGCGTCcttattttcttcttcctctcttttctctcttataCACCAAGTATTTGTTGAATTACTTATAAAGTTGTCCTCTTTATGAGACGATGAGACTTGTTTGTCTCTCGTTTTTTGAACTAATCAATTTGTTCTTTTACAGTTCCTTCAAGACCTGAGCGAGGTTGCAATTAGGTTGACCTTTTGCAAATGAAtaatgcaagggtgcctcacgacttagatgATTCCAAGTAAGTTCATAATAGTACGTAAGATATAAaagaaacaataaaaagagaaGTTATTCTTGCCCATTTTTCCTAGTAGTATGTTAAGAAATGTCAACCAATTCCAATGATTTCTTGTAGTCTCTTGCATTTGAAATTCATTTATTTTCATATAGGTGCATGACACTCTCTTTAGAGGTTTAACCAAAGTACAACATAGTTATAAGGTTGGAGAATCTCTTTTGCTTATATGGCAAGCCATGTTTTATTGTTTTCCTTTATCTTCAATGCCTCTTTCATACTATATATGGTTATCGAAACCCCACATAAGGAGTGGATGAATAAGGATGGCAGAAGATAAATTAGATGGTAGTTTTTCATCCGAGTCTTTGGCATTCTTCACTTGGATCTCATTGCTTGAGTTGGTAATCTCACCAACCATAAGTGAGCACATTACAAAAATTCCACGAATGTGATTCCTAACAAGCAACATGGACAACTACATATCGAATAATGGATGATTCAAGCATTCTTTTATTTTCAATGTCATCATGGTTCATGGGGTCAGCCAATCCTAGTCTGAAGTCAATTTTGATGGTTCAACAAGTTATTAGCAAGCTAAGTGGATTTTAATTGATTTCTTCTAATTTTGATGGATTTCCAATCATTTggaggaaacaaaaaaaaaaggctctTAGCAACCAATCTGATTTGTCGAACAAACAAATTGCTCTTGGCAGACCCTAAACAAATTGCTCATGGCAACCAATTTGTTGAACAAGCAACCATGCATGAACCCTTTTAACCACCATTAAATGCCATCAGATACCATTTCCAACAATGTGAACCCTCTTTTATATGGTCAAATTACCTTGCCAACATCATCCCTCCAATTAGCTAAAaggatatataaaattattaacaAAGATTTTGCTAATTGTGTGCACATTTAACAAATTGTGAAGCCGACCATGAACCTAACCAATGTCAATGACTTGATAGTCTTTCAAACTACACTACgactaattcttttctaatattATGCAAATTGTTTCATAACGTTCATGATACCTGATGTCATGTTTAGAAATTTTATGATTCTCAAAGCAGTCATAACATGTGGAATCAGATCCTTGCAATTTTGTAGCAATATGCCATGAATCTCTCATACCAGGATAAACAAAAAATGGAATCTGATTATTGCATTTTCTAGGGATATATCCTGATGCTCTCAAGTGGGGCACCACCTTGAACATTTTGAGTTTAGGTTTCCTACAGAAAAACTATACCCTTGGACAGACAACAACCAACAATAGTGCAATACCTTCATATGCTTCGAAGGATCCAAACGGATTGAGAAAGAGCTACCCAGTAAGACAATACTCAAAAACACAAATAAAGAAATTTTTAGGAAAAAGTATTCTTTAGGAAGACTTCCCTTGCAAATTGTAGTCATCCAATCCTTTATGTCAATGGCTGCACAGATATGATATGAAAAGTCGCATGTCTATATTGAAATGTGTATTTCTGGTAAACTTGAAACGGCATTTTTTATTGAACAAGGATTAACAATTATGATCATGAATACAGAATACAAATATTCTTAATTAAAATCTATACTGTATGATTCTATATTATTACTactatcaaaaaaattatttttcattaaaaaactCGACAATCAACAAAACTTTCACAATTTGGGGACATCACTAAAATACATAGTTATCATCGACAAATATCCAAATGCAAATGATTATTATGGTTGTTGTAGTAGGATTGTTCCAAACAAATTTGACATGCAACCATCTTACGACTTAAAAATGAAGAAGAGTTTGGTATATAACCAAGTGGTCTTTGTTCCTAACTTTCTTTCATATCCAGACTCTGTGATTCCTCGTGCTTTTTCATTAGCAAGGTTCTTCTATATCAATTAATCTGTCCATTGGAGAATAATTCTCTCTAGTGACCTTAGGACTTCCCAAGAGCTAATATGATGGCATGATTTCCATCCAAAAGAATCTTTACCAAACATATGAAAAAAGGAGGACTTAGAAAAAAGTCGAAGTACTTTCCACACTTCGCTTTTCTTCTGAACGCTCAACATAAGTCATTGTAACCATAAGTACATTGAAATGATCTAAAGTTGTaagcattataattttttttatgtcacACTCAAAGTCTCTAACATCACACTTCAGATTGAACCTACTACCTAGAACAAGTTACAGTTCACACTGACCTCGCCCAgtatcattcccaacatattggCTAGATTTTATTGGCTCATAGCAAAAATAACCTCACTCCAGCTAACAAAACATGGACGGAAATACCAATCTTGAACTGCAAATTCGGGTATATGTTTGAACTTCGCATCATTATTCTGTTCCAGTGAACGAACCTATACCAATGGCCACAAGATATGAGGACCTCCAAATAGGACGCAAAAACAATATGTGCATTGATGCAATATTCAACCGAAATAATACTACACTATTGAAAAGTAACATTTGCCAGCCAACATATTTGTCAACTTGGATAGGAAGAAAAGCATAACTTTTTTTCGGATCAGCAAGTTAGAAGGTAGGGCAGCTGTAATCATGTTCTTCCTCCTCTACGTCTGCGTGCTACATAGTCACCTCTGTCAGGGTAGTAGACACCAGTCTCTTCCAACCAAGAAGCAAGTGGGCTTCCATGAATAGTTCCAACACTACGATATCTGGTTTCCATGTCCACCAACAGTTCATTCTCTCTTTCCCACAAGTCCTTACCCCTCGCCGGAATCAATGACCCAGACCAAGTATTATGCCACAGGAAGGAAAATGCCACCAAAAGCaaaggaaagatgaaaaggagggcacctctctctctctctctctctctctctctccttgttcTTTGCTTACCCACCCTTACCAAAACAACATGACTAGATCAAGAACCCTAACACCAAGAATCTTGAAAAGAGACaaaggcgaagaagaagaagaaggagaagacgaaGAGAAATAATAAGCATCAGTGCACGGACCTTTTTCTCCTCGGACGTCTCCTTCTTCTCGTAGGGGAAGGAAAGATCCCGATGGCTGGCATCAGAGGCCGCATTCCGGAAGGAGACGGAGAGAGCAGGAAGAAACCCTGGTAAGCCCGTCCCTCCTCTTTCTTTGGCTTCTGACTCCGCCTTGGGCTCGCAACTCTGATGcgtgacacagagagagagatggagagggCGTTAGGGAGGATGAGCAAAATAAATACACAGAGAGAGGAGGGGGCAAAGAAAGAGTGTCAGCTGTTACTGCTGCTTTCGAGCCTGTCTCCTCtattcctttttcttgttcttttctccGCCtttgtctttctctctctctctctctctctccctctctctctctgctcgctttttcttttatgttctcAAGAAAGGCGAATGCagaagggagaagagagagaacGAGAGAGACGGGAATGCCAACGAGGCGGAGAGAGACGACTGTGCGTGCGTGAGGAAGAggggagagagatagagagaggaaaagagaggggacgggggggggggagaggattTTCGAACAGGGAGAACGACGCGCGTGACGCGTGCACCGGGCTGATGCGCTGGCGCTCGCGTGTCATCCAAAGTATCACCCGGATCATCTTCTCGGCTGACAAGGCGGGACCCGAAGATTGTCCCCACAAATCACGTCGCCCGTAAACTTTCATCGGGTGACTCAGTCGAACCACGCAATCAGCATCTTTTGTGCGTTTGGCGTTGGCGAACACTACCTAAGAGAAAGAAAGGTCAAGAGACATGGATGGGAAGGTGACTATGGACGGGGGCTAGAGAGGGAAAAGCTTCAGAGAAGGAAAGGTTAGGAGACATGGATGGAGTAGCAGCAGTGACCATGCATGCCCTAGCTAGCTAGGGGTTGGACACTGAGCGCTCTGCCCCTGCTGCTTTGTCTACTAAAGGATGGCATGGCAGCAGTGGAAGACACAGTCATACTCAGCATGGAGGGTACAGAGTTAATAGTCTTATACAGCTTGTGCTCTGCTAATACCTTGCCTCTGGTACTTTGCTTCTGTAGCAACAGCAACTCTGTAGGACCTCTGCCTGTCTCCTCCACAGTCGAATCTGAATTGCCTAACAAATTGGATCAGCTGCCTGTACCACCTTGGAGCTCAAGGCCTGGATCACCAATTACCATTGCAACTCCATTTGCGTGTGCTGCTCCATCATCATGTACCTTCAACCATGTTACTGACATATCTCACTGCATATCTCTATTGACCTTGAGCTGAGTCAAACAGGTCACCTTTCTATAGGAAAAGCTAAAAGACCAATCGATGCAGCAAATTAGCAGAAAAACAAATATTATTATCGACCTCAACAGCAGGTGTACAGATCTGTCTCTCCCCAGTCATTTGATTCACAATTACTACATCATCTAATTCATCAGTGTAGTCTGGAACACCATATCCAACAGAATCAGAGAAGCGATCTGCTGCTGAACTGATGTAATCAGTATTGCTGTGACCGATTGGTTCATCGGCAGCATCTGCTCTAGCGACTGTAGGTTCCTCCTCACTCATCCTTACCGTGATCCAGTTGTCATCGCATGTCCAATTGGACGCCGGAAAGCCGCCGCTGATCAGCTGTCGGATCCTCTCCTCTGGGCTGTCGAATTGCCGGTCCAtctccacctcttcttcttcatctgctACGGAGTCCCATAAGCTCTGCTCCAGTGTGCTCCTTGGAGAGACCTTTACCTGACTCGAATCGCTTTCCGTGAAGCGGTTCGGTGGACTCCGCTTCGCCAGGAACGGGTGCTGCAGTAACTGATCCGCCGTCCACCGCTCTCTCGCGTCCCTCCTCAAACACTTGTCGAGGAAGTCCTTGGCCTCCTCCGACAACCACCCTGGGCACTTCGGGACGTCCGTCGTGAAGCCGATGCGGTGCAAGGCGGCGGCCGGGACGTCGACGTCGGGCCAGGGAGGCAGCCCGCTGGCCATTTCGACGACCGTGCACCCGAGCGCCCATATGTCGGCCGGCGCCCCCTGCTCCTCTCCGCGCGCCACCTCCGGCGCCATGAACATCGGCGTGCCCGCGATAGGCCGCACCGTACCGTCGTCCCCAGTGGTCGGCCGTGCACACCCGAGGTCCGCGACCTTGGCGCGCCCGTCCGGCCATATCAGGACGTTCCTGCTCTTGACGTCGCAATGCGCGATGGACTTGGCGTGGAGGTAAGCAAGGCCGCGGAGTATGTCACCGGTGTAGGACCGGATCACGCCCTCTTCCAGGCGGTCGCCGTGCTTCACTATGCATTCAGAGAGCGAACCAAGCGGCGCGTATTCCAAGAACAGGTTGTAGGAGAGCTGGCCGCCCGAGGATTCGGCGGTGACGTCGAAGCCGAGGCAGGACACGATGTTGGGGTGGTGGAGAGAGGAGAGGATACCTTGCTCCCTTTGCAGCGAAGCGTGGAGGGAGAGGTCGGCGGACTTGACGGCGAATAGGTAGCCAGAGGGGAAGGCGGTCGCCAGGAAGACGGTAGCGGTGGAGCCGCGGCCGATGGTCCTGCCGCGGCACCACTGGCTAATGGCCATTAGCTATcctggagaagaagaagattgcCTTGAACCTTCACCGAACTGCGGAAGGAGGAGTTGGGGATCTCAACAAAGAGCAGAGCCTTTTATACTGCCATGCGAAGGCGGAGAAGGGGAAAGAGAGGGTTGACTTCTGGTCTTTGGTACCGATGTTCGACAAGAAGCAAGAGTCAACGCAAATATAACAAGGAGTCAAACTTTTATGAAATTAAAATTCTGTAATTAATCGAGACATGTCCATTGCATTTTCAAGCACAAGTCCAAACAAGCACAGGGATGCTAATTCGGAGTGGTGTTGAGGTCAGATAGCATTGTCGATTAGGTTCGGAGTTGATGAGATGGTTGACTTGgaataccactcgagctagaATTGACTTGTGGCCACTCGGATGCCTCAAAAAGTCAACCCCGGATGTGTATGGATGTTAGGTGAGAGCACAACCGTTGCACCAAAAGGAAACGGAAGTGTTGAGTTCGGAAAGAAGTGGTTGCACCAAAAGAAAGGCTCTATAACTTTAGTGGACTTCTTATTTActagaattattattttttaatgcaaTATTCATCTTCTAATCAAAGCAATTCATGTCAACATCTTAAATTATTCAAAACCTTGAATTTATTATTAAAGATCATGAACTTTATTTGCTAAACCGATCGATATATTCAAACATGTATATGTATTTTCTTACGATATAAAACTCTTTTTAGTGTTGAAAGATCTCACACCCCcaaattaaaaaattaagtcGCGTTTCAATTAAGATATATAAGAGAATAATATGTgaaaaaataaagtaaaggatttGAAGAAACCAAAGGCATGAATCATTATCTTATATGCTCTTGAAGAATAGAAACAATGatgtataataaaattaaaacagatataagttaaaaatataaaagaatggTAAAAATGAAGTTTAAAATTATAAGTTTAAAACATGTGGAGTCATGTGAAGAGCAAACTCCAAATTACATGATGAAagtatttaaattaaataaacattttttattttaaaattctaacaaagaaaatttaaaattgaACATGAAAACAAACTCAAAAGTCATGGTTAGGCAACTTATTAGCCATGTCAGTGAGGGCAGAGAACACAAAGAACAAGAGAATTGATTGCTTTTGCTTTAGCAAAAGTTGACTTTGGCTACAGAAGAATAAAGAACAGATGTTTGAAAGAACTCCCTCCAATGGAAGAATCCAAGTCAGAGCTGAAAGAGAATTAAGATTAACAATAAAACCAGTCCCAATAAGTAGCAGAACTTTTATGTTAAGATACAATACATACTAATCATATAAAAACACATTATAAAGCTACTGATCATGGGTTTTACACCACCATTGGAATAACAAAGCCAACATATCATCAAACATTACTTATGATCTCAATTATTATTAGTacatctaaaataaataaaactcAGTTATTATTAGTACATCTATTAAACTTTTTATAAATTAATGTGAGCCTAAATTATATGTATTTCACTTAAGAACTTGATATTTTTGTTGACGCTTATGATACGAAGTCAATAATAATTTTACGTCCATTAATGATGTTACTTTAATCATATCCGATGTAATAGGAAAAGTTTTGCATGATTATGATCTTAAGTATGGATGATTCCTcgttatcttatttatttataataacatatttttatgcatcaataaaatttatatttaaaaaaatattattttactaacTTGAATGTTTCTTACTATTCATATCATTTATCTCCTTATTAtactttaagaaaaataattatgcaTATTAAAATGCAACATCCGTCTTaagaatttgacaactattacATACATAAAAGGTAGACAAAAGGTGCTTTGAACTTTTTCGCCCAAGATATATGCATCGCACATGAAGGATGTTAGTGCATCGAGCATTTTAATGCATGTCTTAGGTAAAAGTATCATATACGAATAAATACTTTACACGATTAAGATACATCGGATGATTTGATAATCATATATTGTACGAACGTATCATGACCAAAGAAATACTTTACCGGAGTGAGTAAGAAACCACTTTGGTCGCAAAGCTCATCTTTATGTTTGGacacaaatatatattttatatatatatatatatatatatatttatattattaatattaatatatacaGAAATATTTCGATTATTCATAattaaaaattgatttataatTAAACTTGCAACATTTttgtaatttaattttattttattttatcactgTGTACTCATCATAAATGAAATAGAAGGAAAATATACATTGAAGAACGAATAAACGGTTGCACTTCTCTAAAACAGCAGGGAGATGAAACGAACATTAAAGTAAGAagtgcttcttcttcctcccaacCCGCCTTCTGTTTCTTTCTGCTTCCTTCGATTCCCATCTGTAGCAGCAGTGGAAGGTGAAAGGAAAAGAGTAAGACAAAAAAAGGAGGAGGCCGACAACAAAACGCCGCCACCGGCATCAGTACTCTCGGTAGGGCCCTTCCCCAGCCTCAATCTGCTCTCCCGGACTCCAATTCGGTCCTGTCTTCTCCAAAGTTTCCCATTCCCAATCCACGCGGCCACCGTTTAAACCCTTCAATCCTCCATAAACCCACTTTTCCTCAATGTTAATCCTGTTTTCGAGACAAAAGTTTGATTTTTGGGATAAAATCTTTACGTACAGGGACGGATTTTTTGAATTCAACAAGGAAAGAAGAAGTTGACTGCTACGGGTTGAATTTAGCCGTACATTCATCGATTACATCGTTATGCCATCGggtccgaagaagaggaaggcGGCCAGGCGCAAGAAGGAGATGGCTCTCCGCCCTGCAAATCCTGCTGCTCCTCCTCGGGGTAGTTCTTTCGCCTTTCTGTCTCCTTTTATAGATGAATGTATGCGTCTCTCTGTTTTCCTACTTGAACTCGTTTGTGCTCGATGTTTCTTCAGATAGTGAGCAACACGATGATCCGGTGCCCGTTGaggacaacaaggagaacgacggTGGATCCCCCGCATCTTCCTCCTCATCTTTAAGTCGGGAGAACCACCGTTTTCGATCTGCCGAAGCGTTGTTAGGGTCTGAAGCTGTTGAGTTTGTTAGCAGAGCAGAAGATGCGGAGAGCGGTAAAGGAGCAACCTTGGCCGAGGAAGATGACGAGGGGTCTGTTGTTGTGGGAAATGATTTAGCTTTTACGAATGCGGCTGAGTCCATCGCTGGATCAGAAGATTCGGCTTTAGAATTCGCTGAATCTGAAAAGGAAGATGAGAAACCTGCCGAGGAGACGGCTGTTGACGTCGAAAATATTGTTGCTATGACTGAAGAGCGGGGGCCGACTGATGAGGTTGCTGCTAAGTGTTTTGAGGAGACTTCGGGCGAAGCCGCAGCGAAAGTAGTGCCGCTTCGTGATGCGGATGAGGCCCTCGAACAGCTCGGCGAGGAGAATCATGAAGCCCGCAGTGTTGATGGGAAAACTGAGACTTTGCCGACCGCTGAGGTGCTATAGTTGGTCCTTCATGGTGCATCTTTCGTCTAACTAAATTAGTGTTCTAACCAGGAATGCCTTGAATGTATGTAGGTTGAGCTCCCTGCTACACCTTTGCATCACGCAACCTGGTGGAATTGCTGCGGCTTGCTTGATGTTTTTGCAGGTTCTAGGAGATAGATTCAGGTAAATATTCTAGTCAGAGAACTCGGTAGAGAGTGGCTCTTTGGCCAGAATTCATCTTGTGCTCTGCAGGTCAAATTTCTTATATCTATGTAATCCTGCAATTGTATTGCATTGGTAAACTTGTTCTCTACCTGTAGCAAACGTGATTTTGCATGCTTATTGCTTCAACTGTACATGGATGTTCAACTTATGTTTGCATTTTCAAATCTAATATTTGGAAAAGCCTTAAAAATGAAGTCAAGTTACAACGATTTTGGTGAAAGTTTGTCAGATCCTGATTAGAGTTAAATGTTATTTTCAGGACTGCTGAAATGAGAATAGGCATAAATGAATTGAATGAGCAATTGCCTTAACCGGACACATGtactttaacaaaattgatatctgAGAAGGATGTGGGTGATAACAACTATAGGTCAGTGGATTGAAATGTTGAGAAATATGGAGTATAATTTCAGAGCAAGTTGCTTTGGAACTAAATAAGGATAAATGTGGAGATTGTCATCCAACTTAGATTAAGAGCAGACAAATATTAAATAAGATTATGATGGTCATATTAGTCTATGCTACAGGAAATTGGTTATCAGCAATGTGATAATTTAGAATTTATGAGGATGGATGAATTGGAATATTACATGTGCAGATACCTCTAATTGAATGAAGCTTCCTGGAGAAGGATTTTCACTTAGCCTTCCAACATCCAACATCCATTTTGACTGTTGAATGTTTTGTGTAATACTTCACAAATGCTTATGATTTGGGAAAATCATTCCGAGAAAGGACTTACCTATGCCAAATGACAATCTTTGCAAAGATTAGATGGTTAAGATACTGGTACCCTTAGCCACCTTAGTTCCATGAGAGCTTTCCTAATGGCGGAAATCTTAAAAGGTAATGTTAGATCTGTCGCACTGATAAATTGTAGAGTTACCTGGGGATGATTATTCATCCAGAGTGCATTAGCCTTAATATCTACCGAGTTGTTATGTTATATATGCAATATTTGTTGCATAGTACTTCTGAGTTTGAGATAGTCTCGGTTATGATTGAATTTATATCACACATGAGGATAGCAATGATCAACCATAATTTAACAATTTCAGGCAAGTAGAGGTCACATTGACCTGAGCAAAACCAACAAAATTTAACAAGTAAATGTCAACAATTACAGAACCTCTGTGATATTGTATTAGTTATAGCGACCTGATTGGGGGCTTTAGATAGGATACTTAGCTATCCCACCATCCATTTATGTTTTCTGAGGAAAATTTCAGCTAAATTTCTGTCTGTGTGCGGGAGATAAACTTTTAGAATTTATTTCTCTAATTTGTGGTCTGCTCTTTGTTTCTTAATTTGCatggtttccttttttttttttggttatgcTCAATATTGTAGATGGTAGTACTATTTCTTACTGTAAATCTTAATAGTTTTTTGGCCACATTATCCCTCTAAATCCCTTTCTGTATCTCTTctcatacaaaaagaaaaatcctTGCTCTTCTTTTGAGGTTAATCCTGGTGAAAGTGCCTCACACAGAAACTTGATTATAgagtttttaaaaataattcagaTATCAAACTTGTTTGTAAATAAGGACTTCCAAATGCTGAACTTGCGTTTGATTTCTAGGTATTTTTGCAAAAAAATTATCTCCTTGCAGGGAACTGTTGTGCAATATGTCACTTACTACTTTATAT
Coding sequences:
- the LOC135594352 gene encoding mitogen-activated protein kinase kinase kinase 18-like, with the translated sequence MAISQWCRGRTIGRGSTATVFLATAFPSGYLFAVKSADLSLHASLQREQGILSSLHHPNIVSCLGFDVTAESSGGQLSYNLFLEYAPLGSLSECIVKHGDRLEEGVIRSYTGDILRGLAYLHAKSIAHCDVKSRNVLIWPDGRAKVADLGCARPTTGDDGTVRPIAGTPMFMAPEVARGEEQGAPADIWALGCTVVEMASGLPPWPDVDVPAAALHRIGFTTDVPKCPGWLSEEAKDFLDKCLRRDARERWTADQLLQHPFLAKRSPPNRFTESDSSQVKVSPRSTLEQSLWDSVADEEEEVEMDRQFDSPEERIRQLISGGFPASNWTCDDNWITVRMSEEEPTVARADAADEPIGHSNTDYISSAADRFSDSVGYGVPDYTDELDDVVIVNQMTGERQICTPAVEVDNNICFSANLLHRLVF
- the LOC135594354 gene encoding uncharacterized protein LOC135594354, with the translated sequence MPSGPKKRKAARRKKEMALRPANPAAPPRDSEQHDDPVPVEDNKENDGGSPASSSSSLSRENHRFRSAEALLGSEAVEFVSRAEDAESGKGATLAEEDDEGSVVVGNDLAFTNAAESIAGSEDSALEFAESEKEDEKPAEETAVDVENIVAMTEERGPTDEVAAKCFEETSGEAAAKVVPLRDADEALEQLGEENHEARSVDGKTETLPTAEVELPATPLHHATWWNCCGLLDVFAGSRR